GTAGTAGTAGTATGTGCAGTAGTAGTTTGTGCAGTAGTCATGTGTGCAGTAGTAGTTTGTGCAGTAGTAGTATGTGAAGTAGTAGTTTGTGCAGTAGTTATGTGTGCAGTAGTAGTTTGTGCAGTAGTAGTATGTGAAGTAGTAGTTTGTGCAGTAGTTATGTGTGCAGTAGTAGCTACGCAGTAGTAGTATGTGCAGTATGCGGTACCGGGTGCAGCTGGACAGCAGACACTGGGATCTGAGTGGCGACAGGTGGCAGCGAGGTGAGGAAGACCTGTGGGAGACTTCCTGAAGGAGAAGTAAAAGGACGACATGGAACGACGAcgtcaataaaaacaacagaaacaattaaagtaacaataataatcatcgTCATCGGTATTGTTGTTGTGTAACAGCCGTAGTGACCGTGCGTTGGTGTAAAAACGGCGGCGGCAGGACGGCACCTGGGTCATGTGACTGGGCGTGGCCTGTTGAGGGGAAGGTGTTGAGGACGGTGAGGCTGCCGTCGCCCAGCGAGGGCGTCGGAGCTGCGTACATCACCGTGTGACCGCCGGggtacatcatgtgacctgccactgacgaggacgaggacgaggacacgatagaggcagagagactggctgcagagacacaggagacagggacagagagggacaaacggagagacagagggagagacagagagacatagacagagggacagacagttCATTTGAAGGACTTGATTAAAGCAGCTCATTAGTTGAAAACGCTGATGTTGTGATCTTAGCGTGTCATTGGCGTGTTCATTTAATGTTTCTCTGCTCAGGCCGAGCCGTGTGAACACGTGAACCACAGAAAAGAGCCACACGCTGCTCAGATTACCACTGATGGAAGTAACTACGTACTTATACTTCAGTACTGTGGTCAAGTTCCTGTCTGACATTCtggtactttacttgagtatttgtattttctggTACTTTATATTTTCACTCCACAGTACTTTGAAGGCaaacattgtactttttacatttaactgattactttagttactagttactttacagacTCAGATTTTTGAtacaaagcattaaaatatctaaaaatctgtgatgttttccctcagcagcagagaggcaCCTTCACTTTACATCATTACACAGTTACAGTACATCCAGTACTTCAAGTACTGCTGGTACTGCTGGAACTGCAGGTACTGCTGGTACAGCAAGTACTGCTGGAACTGCAAGTATTGCTGATTCTGCATGTACTGCTGGTACTACTTCAGTACATGTTGATGCGAAAACCGTtctactttacttgagtactaTTCTGAATGCATTACTTTTAGCTgtaagagtatttttacacttcaGTATCCGAGTATTTCTGCACCAGGTACAACTACGCCGAACCAACACAGAGAACGTGTCAGCATGACGGCGTTAGCATGGAAACACGCCACCGCCGAACTGTGCCAACAACTGTCTGCAACGCCACCAAAGAGCTGGaactcattcactcatttatttctttatttactcATGGATTCACTGCTTCATTAAGGGGCGGGGTCAGGTTGTTACCTGTGGAGGGGGCGGGTTTAAGTTATCAGTAGAGGGGGCGGGGTTACGTTGTTACCTGTGGAGGGGGCGGGGCTGTTGATGTCAGAGCTGCTCTGATTGGTGGAGGTCTGACTGCTGGGCTGAACCTGGATGGTCTGTAGCTGCTGAGAGACTCCACCCCCTGAGAAACACACAGGTGAGCTGTcatcaaccaatcaatcaatcaatcaatcagtcagtcaataataatcagtattgaTTAGTATTGTTCCTTCATGTTCTCATGGTGTTAAACTTCCAGCTCGGTCCTGATTGGACGGCTCAGTGCACACACTCGGGGGCGTGGCCTCACCTGACAGTGAAACGGTGGCGGGGAGGCGGAGCAGTGTGGTGGGTGGTGTGGGCGGAGCTCTCAGTGTGGCAGTGGCGGCGGGGCTCGTGGCCCCGGGGCCCTGGATGGCCAGAGGCTGGCCCTGCAGCTGGCTGAGGGGGATGGTGTGAGTGCCAGGGGCCAGAGATGCACCTGTAGACACGTGAGGGGGCGGGGCCACAGACAGGTGAGTTCataagaggaggaggtggggccACAGACAGGTGAGAAAAAGTGGGCAGGTGAGCAGAGAGGCAGGAAGCTCAGGTGTGAGGGAGCATGTTTTCTGTTGGACTGAAGCTCCGCCTCCTACCTGACATCAAGGTGAAGCCTCCAGGAAGCACGACACCGGCCGATGTCTTCAGAACCGTTCCATTGGTGGAGGACGGCGGCTGCCAGGAAGAGGTGGAGCTCTGCAGGGACCCTGAGGACGAGGACAGGGGCGTGGCCTGTGCGGCACCAGGCAAGGCAGACACAGAGAACGCCGGTTTGATCCCGTCCTGCAGGAATAGACGGAACCAACAGTCAAACAGGTAGGTTCAAACCTGAAAGAACAGAACCTGCAATCAACAGTGGAACCACCTGGAGGACGTTCTAACAGTGGAACCTCCTGAAGGACGTTCTAACAGTGGAACCTCCTGAAGGACGTTCTAACAGTGGAACCCTCTGAAAGAACAGAACCTGCATCTCCAAGTTGTCCATTTTGTCAAAGGTCCTCGAGGGTCTAGTTAATGATCAGTTGAAGGATTTCCTCCATACTAACAATATTCTCTCTCCAAATCAATCTGGCTTCAGGAAACACGGCACTACCACAGCCTCCATCAAATCCACCAATGATGTAATAGACTTGCTcgttcacaaaaaaaatgtgtacagcCCTCTTTGTTGACCTTTCAGTGGACCACTCCATCTTGAAGCAACGACTGCTTGATATTGATTTATCTGAGCAGGCCATTACCTGGTTTGATAATTATCTGTCTGACAGAAAGCAATATGTTCATTTTGAAGGCGCTCATCAACATTGTTGAATGTTTCTTCTGGCGTGCCCCAGGGCTCAGTTCTGGGCCCAATTCTGTTCAGTGTTTATGTGGACGCATTGGGCAGAAATGTTCCTAATGCCAAACCTCATTTTTATGTTGATGATATAGTCATTTATTGCTGTGGCTCCACTCTTGTCGAGGCCCTTGGCAATTTACAGATCACTTTCAACCTTGTGGAACGTCAGCTCATTGAACTAAGACTTGTTTTAAATGCTGCCAAAACTAAACTGATCATTTTTTCTAATTGCGggaaagtaattaaaaagtactttcttttaaatcacGTGTAGAAAACCTGGTAAAAAAGGTTAGGGTTTAAACTGggattcttttctttttaagtctTTCTTCTGCAGCCAGAAAAGAAGTTGGTTGCTGCCACCTTCCTCCCTGTAGTTGATTATGACGATCTTTTATACATGAACGCCCCCGTGAATTGTCTGCGATCTCTGGATTCTGTGTATCACGGTGCCTTAAGGATCATCCCGGGCTGTAGAGCCCTCACTGACCACCGCACCTTATATGTTCGAGTTGAGCGGCCCTGTTTGGTGGCCGCCGCCTTACACATTGGTACACTTTTATTCATTAAGCAATTTTAGGCCTTCTCCCCCTCTACTTATgtgattacatttcaaaaactcaTAGCAATTACTGTTTACGTTCCAATGATTTGTACTTAATAAACATGCCCAAAGTCCGTTCTGAATTCGGTAAGCACTCTTTTAAGCACTCTGCACCTGCTGCCTGGAACTTACTGCAAAACGTGTTGAATTTAAAGGAACTCATCACCCAAAGAACTTTTCAAAACcctgtgagaaacactgaaatagCTACATATGGCACCTGTTCTTGATTCAATGTAAATCCTGAGTCTGAATCCTGTTGCTTTTAACCAGTTTGtctcttatttgttttgttgtgtgagtTGGTGTTTGTCTTTAATTGTTGTAACTTCTACATTTCTTAGGCTGCTGTCCCAACGGGACCGACCTGGTGAAATAAAggctaaatacatttttttaagaaaggcCGTTCTAACAGCGGAACGTGAAGGACGAAACCCCCGTGCTGGACCTCCAAAGGTCAGACCCTGTGGTTGGCGGTTGTGACGGTGGGTTCTACGTCAGAATATTGAGGGATATTGAGAACATCACCTTGGCGCCCTCAGAGCAGCCGTCAGCCTCGGACACCTGGTAGGTGAGGTCAGTCTCCTCAAAGCCCGTGGCGCTCATCCTCTGGTCGGAGGACGGGTCGGAGCGCGGCGGCGAGTCTGGCGAGTTCAGGCAGGTCTGGATCAGAGCTTTGCCCGTCTCAGACGTGATCATCGGCTGCAGCTTCCTGGTGGCAAACGTATACACGTGACCCGTCTCACTGGCAACCAGCAGCAGGACCTGCGTCCCCGTCAGCGTGGATAGCTCATACGCCTGCAGGACATTACAggggacaggacaggacaggggACACAGGACACAGGACTTAGATGGGCTTTACTGTCATTCCAACTACACACTACAGTGAACACAAAGCCCAATTTCATTTCAACTCACTCCGAAataataaaactgcataaaaaagaaactgaatataaaaattataataatgaataatgaataataatgaataataataatgaagcGAAAATGCACGTATGGACAGGAAGCAGGACCAGAGGACACAGggggcagagagacagatgtcCACAGTGAGGGACAGGTGACAGTTTCATGTTTGACACTTGAGCAGGTAAACCTCTgagtgacctgtgacctctgagtGATGACCCTGTGACCTCTGAGTGATGACCCTGTGACCTCTgagtgacctgtgacctctgagtGATGACCCTGTGACCTCTGAGTGATGACCCTGTGACCTCTgagtgacctgtgacctctgtgtGATGACCGTGTGACCTCTGAGTGACCTGTGACCTGAGTGATGACCCTGTGACCTCTGAGTGATGACCCTGTGACCTCTGAGTGATGACCCTGTGACCTCTgagtgacctgtgacctctgagtGATAACCCTGTGACCTCTgagtgacctgtgacctctgtgtGATGACCGTGTGACCTCTgagtgacctgtgacctctgagtGATGACCCTGTGACCTCTgagtgacctgtgacctctgagtGATGACCCTGTGACCTCTgagtgacctgtgacctctgagtGATGACCCTGTGACCGCTGAGTGATGACCCTGTGACCTCTgagtgacctgtgacctctgagtGATGACCTGTGACCCCTgagtgacctgtgacctctgagtgacctgtgacctctgagtGATGCCTCTCTGATGTCTAAGTGACTTTGATCTCTGAGTGATGACCACCTCTGTTCTTTGTGTGATGACCTGTGACCCCTGCTGTGACCCCTGACCTCAGAGTGatgacctgtgacctctgagtGAACCCAgccgtgacctctgacctgtgacTGACCTTCTTCATGATGCCAGTCTTCCTCTTGCTGAAGGTAGTATACCTCCTCAGTTTGTTGTCAATGAACTCCATCTTGATCTTGACCCTGCCGCGGGTCTTCTTGCCGGGTTTGACCCCCGGTACCCCGGGGCTGACCCCGCCGTACCCCCCGCTCAGGCCTCCGGCGGTGGCGGACTGGTGGCCGACCTCCCGATCGCTCCTCTCCCGCTTCACGCCCCTCCGGTCCCCCCCTGACCCCTCATCGTCCCCGGAATCCGAGTCCTGCTCCGACCCGCTGCAGACCACCTCGGTGCTGAACTCCCGCTGCTCACAGCGCTCTCCACCGCTGTCGGCGCTGATCCTGATCCCGGTCCCGTTCCCCGCTCTCCCTGCTCCGGTTCTGGAGCTCATTCCAGCGCCGCTACCCGCCAGCATCCCCCGCTGGGTCCCCCGCCCCGGGCCCCAAACCTGCCCCTCCTCCCGGCAGAGTCAACACAGACCCTGCTCGGAGCTCTTGGTGCGTGCAGAGGCAAAGACCCTCCCCGAGGCCCGGAGCTCTCGTTCCGGGAAGAGGCAGCTAACAGCGCCGCTAGCCGCGCGGCTAACAACTAGCAGCTCCGGGCAGCAGCAGTTAGCATCAGTTAGCGGTTGTTTAGCAACAAGTACAGCGGCGGTCCGTCCATCAGAGTCCGGGGAGGACGGGGAGTCTGGGCCGATCAGTCGGAGAACACCGGAGGAAACCAGAGAAACCAGTATGTGTGGTAAACCTGCTGCAGTTTGACGAGAATCAgttaataaagtttaaaagttcTGTTTTTGAACAGTGATCCGGTCCGGCCCCCTGAATCACTCCGCTCCACATAAGGACATCACCTCACTGCACCCAAACACATCCCTCCGCTGGAGGACATAGTGCCACACACTGTCCGCGCTACAATCACACTGCTTTATTAAAACGTCACACATGTTATCAGACATGTTATATCCGTGTGTTCTACATGACATGTGACAATAAACATGTGAGGATATGGCAGTTGGTGCGTAGTGATACGAGAAGGCGACGTGTTCTTTAGGACATGAAGGAACTACTTTTCTCCATATAAAGCAGCACGTTTCCTTTTATGGCGCTGCCGCTCCTTATATGGTCATCTGGACTACAGCCCGGAAAACTACACACACGTggagacaagaagaagaagatgaagaatacatcaacacacacacacacacacacacacacacattcatgcatgcaTACAGTATAAAGTATGTCTATAGTATATTACAGTAATTGTACAGAGTAATGGTGGAGTAAACAGGAGTAAACGTACATGCATACAGTATAAAGTATGTGTACATTATGTAGTAACAGTGGAGCAAACAGGAAtaaatgtacatatatacatacatgcatacagtatAAAGTATGACTATAGTATGTTTTAACGGTGGAGTAACAGTGGAGTAAACAGAAgtaaacatacatacatgcatacataaatacatacatgcatacagtatAAAGTATGAGTATAGTATGTAGTAACAGTGTAATAAACAGGAGTAaacgtacatacatacatacatgcatacagtatAAAGTATGTGTATAGTGTGTAGTAACGGTGGAGTAAACAGGAGTAAACGTCCTCACAGCTGCAGGTTAACAGTCAGACAGTGTCTGTGACATCAGCCAttaatcagccaatcagagagctgcAGTGTGCTGGTCTGGAGCCAGCCCCCCTGCTGCTGAACCAGGATCAGGTGTCTATATTTACCTGAGATTAGACTTCCTGTCAGAGAGCAGCTGACCGTCACCGTGGCAACATGTCGTCCTCATCATTCAGCAGCTCCGCAGGCCTCGCCCCCCCCTGGAGGAACAACAGTCTGCTGCTGGGGGGGGGGCGGGACCCCCCTCTGTCCGACCAGGGAGAGACCACCATAGGAGtctacctgctgctgctgggtaagcactgtatatatatatatatatatatgtgtgtgtgtgtgtgtgtgtgtatatacacaccTTATATaccagtgtgtctctgtgaacagtgtgtctctgtggtgtGTTCACtgacagtgtgtctctgtggacagtgCATCTCTGTGGACAGTGCATCTCTGTGgacagtgtgtctctgtggtgtGTTCACTGagagtgtgtctctgtggtgcGTTCACtgacagtgtgtctctgtggacagtgtgtctctgtggacagtaTGTCTCTGTGGATAGTGCATCTCTGTGgacagtgtgtctctgtggtgcCTTTGCTGACAGTGCGTCTCTGTGGACAGTATGTCTCTGTGgacagtgtgtctctgtggacagtgTGTCTCTTTGGTGTGTTCACtgacagtgtgtctctgtggacagtgtgtctctgtggaccgtatgt
This genomic window from Plectropomus leopardus isolate mb unplaced genomic scaffold, YSFRI_Pleo_2.0 unplaced_scaffold4402, whole genome shotgun sequence contains:
- the srfa gene encoding serum response factor a, with amino-acid sequence MLAGSGAGMSSRTGAGRAGNGTGIRISADSGGERCEQREFSTEVVCSGSEQDSDSGDDEGSGGDRRGVKRERSDREVGHQSATAGGLSGGYGGVSPGVPGVKPGKKTRGRVKIKMEFIDNKLRRYTTFSKRKTGIMKKAYELSTLTGTQVLLLVASETGHVYTFATRKLQPMITSETGKALIQTCLNSPDSPPRSDPSSDQRMSATGFEETDLTYQVSEADGCSEGAKDGIKPAFSVSALPGAAQATPLSSSSGSLQSSTSSWQPPSSTNGTVLKTSAGVVLPGGFTLMSGASLAPGTHTIPLSQLQGQPLAIQGPGATSPAATATLRAPPTPPTTLLRLPATVSLSGGGVSQQLQTIQVQPSSQTSTNQSSSDINSPAPSTASLSASIVSSSSSSSVAGHMMYPGGHTVMYAAPTPSLGDGSLTVLNTFPSTGHAQSHDPGSLPQVFLTSLPPVATQIPVSAVQLHPMVISQQSSSNLTELQVVSLDVHQSKDD